The nucleotide sequence CGTGTGGACCTTCGTGGAGGGTCCTACGCTCGAAGCTCAGAATCAACATGTTACATCCATCACTCATCAAGTCTAGGTCAAAGTCTCGAGCTGATTGGGCACTGAATATCCTCGTTCAAAAGCTAATTCATAAATCTGAGTCAGAAAGTGAAGTGATTTTACTTGATCATATTAAGCATGCCATCTTTAGCCTTCTTGCTTACATGTGCTTCGGGGACAAGCTCGATGACATTCAAATCGATCAAATTAAAGATGTGCAACATCGCGCACTTTTAGCTACGGTTCAATACAAAATACTCGACATTTTCCCTAGAGCCGGAAGACTAATCTTCAGAAACAAATGGAAAGAACTTATTGCACTACGAAAAGAGGTAGAGAACGTGTTCATACCTCTGATCCAAGCACGAATAAGGTACAAAGACGGGGAAATAGTTTCTTATGTTGATACGTTGCTGAATTTGGAATTGCCAGAGGAGAAAAGGAAACTAACCAACAAAGAGATTGTTAGTCTCTGTGCTGAGTTCCTCGGGGCAGCCAGCGACACAACTATCACTGCGTTGCAGTGGACTATGTCCTGCTTGGTTAAGTACCCTGCGATTCAAGAAAAACTGTATAAAGAAATAGCAATAGCGCGTAAATCAGAGGAGGAAAATCGCGAAAAGTTGATAACAGAAGAGGATATAAGGAAATTGTCATATCTAAAAGCAGTGATTTTGGAAAGCTTGAGGATGCATCCACCATCTCATTTTTTGCTACCACATAGAGTGACAAAGGAAATGGAATTGAATGGCTACGCGTTACCAAAGAATGCGATAATCTATTTCATGGTGAGGGAAATGGGATTGGATCCAAACATGTGGGAGGATCCGATGGAGTTTAAACCGGAGAGGTTCTTGATGGATGATCATAGAGAAGGCGAGATGTTTGACATAACAGGAAGGAGAGAGATCAAGATGATGCCATTCGGCGTAGGGAGGAGAGTATGTCCTGGCTATGATTTTGCTATGTTCCATTTAGAGTACTTTGTGGCTAACTTGATTTGGTGTTTCGAGTGGAAGCCTGTGGAGGGAGACGACGTTGATTTAACTGAAGAGATAGATTTCACCTTTACTATGAAGAATCCACTACGAGCTCGTATCAGTCTCAGAATGATTTGATTGTTGTGTCACAgattcaagccttgaaaacagtctctggcagaaatacaataaaattaacaTCTTTGAATGTGTTGTTGTATTGACTTGTAGTATTCAGTTAGTAAACAGAATTAGAAAGAAATAGCAATAGAAATGACATAGACGTACCTCGTTCTTCTTAACAATTGCTAATCCGGCATGgatcccaaataaaaaaaaaatctaaaaaataacatcaacatacaccttaacttactaTATTTACATAAATCCCCAcacttacaaagtaattataaaaaatcccaactaattatgtatcttcagtggatgtatcgaaagctaattatgtatctctacaaagaaaaaatatatctttgttgaatgtattatgtatctcggcagatccaaaataaaaaaaaaatgtatcgaaAGCTAATGATTTATCTTTACAAagatgtatcaggagctaattatgtatctcgacacaccaaaattgtaaaaaaatgtATTGGGATCTAATTATGTATTTctacaaagaaaaaatgtatttttatcggatgtattatgtatctccacatatccaaaataaaaaaatatatatatcaaaaccTAAtgatgtatctttacaaagaaaaaaaagtatctTCATTGAATATGTAATGATATCACGACGAAGGGAGtgttatttttctccaaaatatgCACTTTATGCCTAAAAAAGTTTGTTGGTGTTTTACCATGGGTTGTgatgcagtggatggggctgttGGTGCTTTaccatgggttgtggtgcagtggttTGGGTTGCTTCACCCTTAACCTAAGGTCgatcgagggttcgaccctgggtatggagaaaactctgttgggagcgctgcttCACCCTTAACCTGAGGTCGATCGAGGTTTCGACCCtggatatggagaaaactctgttgggagcgttgCCGCCTTAATgagccctgcaacgcgcgatccgaattagtcgggacTCCAATGCGAGCACCGGACACCgaatggaaaaaaaaaagtctGTTGGTGCTTTAGGAGTGCCAGAAACATGCAATAAATTTATGTTGAGCCACATCAATGTAACTAAAGGTGTTAAATGAGCGAGTCGAGCTGAATTTGGGaagtccaaaataaggcatgAACAAGTTGGACAAATTACACTGTTCCTGGGCCAACTTTGCCACCTTTAGGTATACATATTACCTTCTAAATTTACTAATTTACCTCTTTCTAACATTTGTCATACAGCACTAATAATGTTACATTATGCATTTTCCATACCAAAACTTAGTGCTCCAAAACACCAAATTGGTAACACAATTATACAGGCAGAAAATGAGGCTGAAATCATCTATATAGCTTCCGTGTAAGAAAAATATACAGCAGAAAAGGGGGGGGAGATTGTTGGCAGGGAAAAATGAACAGCACTTGGACTTAGACTACAACACACCACACAACCCGAAAGGAAGAAAGAATACAGAGAAACTGAAGAATCTCCACCTGATCAAAACTACAGCTACTACTCATTCCACTCTATAATTAACAAATCAATATACCATCCGGAGACGGAGCATAATCCTGATCTACACAACCGGCCTGCCTCCAAAAGAATATGGTTCTAGTCCTGACGTCCTACCATCCTCGAAATCAATTTGAACAATGCATCAGTCTAATTACATCCGAAGATTCACTGGCGAAAGGTGATGTTCAACTGCAAACAAAGTGTTCAGAAATACTCGTTGTTCTTTCTTTGCTTGATCTTTCCAGTTTGAAGCTGGCATCTTACAATAAGAATTTGAACAGTAGAATCTGCTACAGGTCCCAGCTTCATTTAAAAAGGGAAGTATTTTCAGTTGCATCGTTTCTGTTTAAACAAGTCTATGCTGACGCAATCCCTTCCCAAAGTGAGGTTGCATCAAGCGGACATACAAACCATTTTTCGACATCAGTGTATCATGGGTACCTTCCTCAACAATCCTCCCTCCATTAAGTACAACTATGTTGTCAACATGCCTCATCATGGCAGCCCGATGGGCGATTAAAATGGTTGTCTTGTTCCCCATGATCAGAGTATCAAGAGCCTCTTGTATAACTCTGCTCGATTCAGATTCAATAGAGGAGCTTGCTTCATCCAATAACAGAATAGGCGCATTCTTCAGAACTACACGAGCTATTGCAATTCTTTGTTTCTGCCCAGGAGTCAGATCTACCCCCCTCATCCCAACATGTGTGTCATAACCATGAGGCAAACTGCTGATGAAATGATGAGCATTTGCTATTCTAGCTGCTTCTTTCATCTCAGCTTCACTAGCATTATGTcgtgcatagattatgttttcCTTAATGGTGGTTGAGAAGATAATTGGTTCTTGCTGAACAAGTCCTAAATGGTTCCGCAACCATCTCAAATTGTATGACTTTAAATCGCGACCATCAAGTAAAACCTGACCAGCAACAGGGTCATAAAACCTCTCTATCAGAGATATAATTGTGCTCTTTCCTGAACCGGAAACCCCCACCACAGCTACAGTTTGCCCTCCATTGACTTTGAGGGTGAAATTGCTCAATACCAGGACTTCTGGTCGAGATGGATATGAGAAATCAATGTTCTTCAACTCAATGCTTCCATAGACATTTGGTGGTTTTAAGGCTGAGTTATCATCTGGATCAATCTTTGGTGCTCGATCAATTATTTCGAATACTGATGTCAGAGATTTTCTTCTTTTGAGAATATATGGGGCCAACCCAAAAGGCTCAACAAGGGCAAAAGATGCAAATGAGAACACCATGTACTCCTTGAGCGCAGTAGTTAGATTCATGTGCTTATTCTTTACAGTGAGTGCAGTATACCAAAGGAGAAGCGCATTGCAACCAAAAAGAAGAAACTGCGaaaagccaaaaccaaaaccaatcgCCACACCATGGAGGAAGCTTTTCGTGAATATCTTCTGCAGTTGCGACCTGTAGAGCTCCATTACCTTATTACCAGCACAGAATGCTACAACTGTATAGATATTTCTAACTGCATCCTCAAGGACCAACGATGCCTTCCTATGCATCTCCTGAATACCCTTTGATAACCCAGCAAGCCACAATTTCTGCAAATTCAGTTCAGATACAAGTGAGTGCCTGGTAGAAAGAACTATAAATATTGAATAGTTTTAGAATACGAAGAGATGGTAATTTGAAAATTTGATTGAAATAAACTACATTCGAACTTTTTAACCGGCCTTTTTGCAGGATTGGAACTCTACAACAACAATTTTATTGTTTATGGAAATAGGAAAGAAGACGACAAAAAGACGATCTGGTTTCTTCAAGGAAGATCACCACATAATGTTTTAAGATAAGCTtgctataaaaaaaatgaaatacagTTTTCTGCTGTGTATGAATAAGTGACTAAAGTTTTGACACATTATATCTGAAACAAACCTGTGCAACAGCAGACACAGTAAGAACAGGAAGAGTGGCTAACGCCACGAGTGCCAACCGCCACTGAAGTAGCATCCCAATAAGAATAGCCACAATAACAGCTGCAGTATCTTGTATGAATATGGATAGACGATTGCTGAAAGCAGCACGGACAAATGTAGCATCATTTGCCAAACGCATAGATAGATTATCAGCACTATTCTCCTCCTCATCAAACCACCCAACTTCATTGCGAAGCATTGCTGTCAAAGAATGAAAGCATCAGTATTCATGCGACAACTAATTATGATCATTATAAGTACATACATTTACACTAACAAAGaagtaaaacaaaacaaactaggAAAGGAACAGTTACTAATTAAAATAGTCATTACCAGAAAACATCATTCTCCGAACTCGCTCAGTCATTTTCTCTCCCATTATCCCAAAATAGAAGTGCTGCAGAAAATTGGCAAAAACAGTCACTACACCCATACAGGCTATGATGAGGCACCACCTGTCAACATCTCTACGTAAGTGATGCTTGTCATCTGTTCTGTAAT is from Capsicum annuum cultivar UCD-10X-F1 chromosome 5, UCD10Xv1.1, whole genome shotgun sequence and encodes:
- the LOC107872310 gene encoding cytochrome P450 89A9-like, which produces MDTFFIILITTCISFTLIFLFNFFVFSNSKTKKKLPPGPFTFPFIGNLPLLINKSILDIELIIQKLISKYGPIITLKIGTTTSIFISSHSLAYHALIQQGAFCSDRPLALPTNHILSSDDRSINTASCGPSWRVLRSKLRINMLHPSLIKSRSKSRADWALNILVQKLIHKSESESEVILLDHIKHAIFSLLAYMCFGDKLDDIQIDQIKDVQHRALLATVQYKILDIFPRAGRLIFRNKWKELIALRKEVENVFIPLIQARIRYKDGEIVSYVDTLLNLELPEEKRKLTNKEIVSLCAEFLGAASDTTITALQWTMSCLVKYPAIQEKLYKEIAIARKSEEENREKLITEEDIRKLSYLKAVILESLRMHPPSHFLLPHRVTKEMELNGYALPKNAIIYFMVREMGLDPNMWEDPMEFKPERFLMDDHREGEMFDITGRREIKMMPFGVGRRVCPGYDFAMFHLEYFVANLIWCFEWKPVEGDDVDLTEEIDFTFTMKNPLRARISLRMI